The Rosa chinensis cultivar Old Blush chromosome 7, RchiOBHm-V2, whole genome shotgun sequence DNA segment ATAAATATTCCTAGTGGAAGATCAGGGAATTCTTttcaatacttttttttttagggggagAAAGAAAAGCGAAACAAATAGCAGAACCTAAAACAACTCTTCAACAAATTGAAGAAGAGAAAGCAAACTTTTCCTTATTTGGGTTTGGCGAATAAGACTAATCGGTATAAAGCTAGTTGAGCAAGAAAAACACTGCAATGCTAAGTACCTCTTTAATGATCTCCTCACATTTATGAGCTAATGCTTGCTGATCAGCTGCTGCAGATTTTCTTACTGAGGCAACCTTTGCAGTTATAGAATCCACCTACCAATTGCAGAGCTAAAATTATATACTTAACAAAAGTATCAAATACGTACTTTAGATTAAAAAAGAAtctaaaaaatacaaaaattatccCCCATCATAATCTACACAAAAAATACCTCTGCTACTGCAGCTTCAACATCCTTTTGCCTTGCTTCAAGAACACCCCTCCTTGATTCCACCTCCAGCTTGACATTACTAAATTCTTTAGTAGCCTCCTCAAACTTTAGATCTCTTTCCTTTTCTAGCTTCCTTTTCAAGTCATTCAAATCTTTCACTGAGATAAGAGAAAAAACAGCTCTAAACTCCAAAGCACAACTGACCATTTATCTCTCATATTAAGCTGTCAATTattcagaaaagaaagaaactgaacACAAATTGACTATAAGAGAATACCTTTTGCCTGTCGTTTCACAACTTCGTTTTGAAGAGACTTGATCAGGATTTCATCATCACTTATTTTGTCTTTTAATGCTTTATAGTCTTTGCCCGCAAATTTAGCAGAATTGACCTAATAACTCAAAAGTGGCAATGTTATGAAGTTATTATTTCAAGCAATGAACAGTTGCAATGCATGAATAAGAAATGCAAACGGTAAAGTTCGTTTAGCACAAAGAAGGGAAACCATATCTTATACTGTAAGATAAATCTGGATACTGCTACAAGCACTTCACACTTGAAAGCAAACAGATTTAAAGCATACCTGTTCTTGTATAGCCTGCATCTGGGCCAAGTGCTTTGATAATTTCTTTAGAACCTGAGAATACGCACAGAAAAGTTATTGATAAAATTAGCAGTGGCCAACTACATTCTTTCACAGACACATGTTactcttatttatttataatttacATGTGAATTGGTGGAAGCATATCAAACACAAAAATTCACCACTCAGAATACTTAAATGCATATCACTACTTCTGTGTCAGTTCCCAATATAACtatattttaattatattagTGTATTCAGTGACAGTAACATTTCCAAGAGCAGTGTGTACCACTGTGGATTTTTATCCCTTTCCATAcgctcattttttcttttcttttcggtTTTTGTTCATAATGCCAGACGCTAATAACACTTGGAAATGTTACTGTCACTGAATACACTAATATGAACAAAAaccgaaaagaaaagaaaaaatgagcgTATGGAAAAGGATAAAAATCCACAGTGGTACACACTGCTCTTGGCCCGACTGGATTGGGCTTTTTTGTCAAAATCCCTTAATTTTTTTAAAGGTAATAGTCATTTCTAACCAAGAATGTTCCCAATACCAGCTTTCAGAAGTAAAGACACTTCAACTACACAGGCCTACGCAGCGCATTTTAAATAATTAGATCAACATATAAAAGAACAGCATGCAGAGGGGTCACTGAAACATGCACTCTGATAACATACTACCTTCGTATAAACCTCCTCAACAGCAGTCTTCTCCTTAAAAGATTGCATGGCTGACATTTCATCATTCTTTGCCTTCTCTCGAATTGATTTCTTCTCTTCTACAGCCCTCTTTAAGCAAAAGTGTGATTTAGTTAGTTCAAAAGGAGCACAAATCTGCTGAGCAATCAATGAAACTACAGAAACACTGCCGCAGTCAACATAACAAAAATGAAGTATGCAGTTATATAGTCAATACTGGAAGAGAAAAGCTTGTTGTTTGATGTAAACTTGGAAATTACAAAGGATGCATAACTTTAGGGTTTTCAACTGGCTTCTTATGCAGGCCTAACTACGAAATAACTATAATAAGATATATGCAATTAATAACAGAACCAATTAATCATCTGTGTCAAGTATTGTACTTTGCTGTTGAGTTTAATGCTAGATACTTACACATGCCTAAACAATTTAGACCATATAACCCAAAACCAACTGGCTACCCATGTGAATCCCAGTATAAAGGGTAAGGCAAGGCTTCACATTCCTGGTGTGGCATATAACTCTCAACATGCACCCTCACACATCTGGCATAAATTTAGTGAGAGACATGGACTTCATAGTACATGTGGGCATTGGGCCTAACACATGGATAGCCTCCTCTAATAACATTAACTGAAGGATCcaatccaaaactaattggcaatgGGTGGAGATTGAGGCCTAGAACATTATAAAACATAGGGCAAGGCTTCACGTTTGTGGTGTGGGAAAGACACTCAACAAGGCCAAACTCTTTAATTAGTGCACTGCATTTGATTGGTTATCACACTTCTTGCAAGATAAATTCACCTGTTCTCTAAAAAGATTTGCTGAGTAACAGAAAAGTGCTAATCATTTGCTGGAAACTTTTGTAGTATCAATATGGCATGATGCTCAGTGCAAAAGAGCCAAACCCAATTTCGGTTATTACTCTGGTAACCAAATTTATTCATGAGTAAAATATCATTCTGAGACCCGTTTAAAACTTTAGTTGACCATTTCAAAAGGAAACTCATatgattccaaaaaaaaaaaaggacaaaacTGGTAAAAAATGGCACATCCACAAGAATCCAAAAAGTAATGTTGTAGCCCCTAGGCAAGGGTATGTGTATGTTTATTCTCTTGTACCAAATGAATTCAAACACCTACACAAGTGTCAGACATTAATTTACTTGTGCAATAAGCAAGAACTGGAGTTGAAGGTTGATTAGTAAGTTATATGTATTAATTTGGACCACACATCATCTTTTCAAAAGGCTTAAAAGATTTGCATAAATGAGCTCATCTCTACAATTCCAGAGCCCAAGATTCTTCCCAATATTCTCAACACCAAATTATGTGGATTCCAGTTGGTGGTCATGATGGACTGAACTTGTAAATTTTACATTCTGAAGTGCCATTGtgcttgaaaaaaaataaacaaaataaaaaaaactgccATGGTGAGGATCATTGCACCATGTCTAACAATTTCAGAATCTGAAGCCACAACATCTTTGTTTGTGTGTggggagagagacagagacagagacagacaGATCAATTCCCTTTCTATATTTTTCCATAAACAGAAAAAATTTATTAGTTTATCAGAAGAAATAATCTTGCAGAGATATGTCCTTTGTGTTGGACTGATTTTAGTTTTACACCAAAACAGTAAAGGCCATTTTTTGATTTGTTAAAAGAACCTTATTTAAAAAGTATTTGGAAAAGGACCAAAGTAACAAGTTAAGACTATCACATCTTTTTCTTCAAGTTCTTGCATCTCCTACCATGGTCACTTCCAACTTAAAATTATCAGTATGGGGTTTCAAAAGCATGACAGCATGAAATATACAAATGGGTTAACAACACTGAAAACTAACACATGGAATGTGGATGCAAACCAACAGGAATTTAGTAAAAGTTGATGAATCAGAATTACCATATATAAATGTACCATGACCAACATGAATAAAAAAGGTACCTGCAGTTTATCTGGTGACTGTACAATTCTTGAACGTAATTCTTGTCTCTCGGAATCACATTTTAGCAGATCAAAATCAGCATCAGAAATCTGGAGAAACAGAATAAGacacaagaaaaaagaaagaataataaGAAAAGCATATCTATATTTGAATACCAGTAGCTTCTTATATCTGacataataataaataaataaataaatctcaatTTGAGATGAAAAGGAAATGACCCAGTGAGTTCCTCAACTTCCAGGTCATTACTGTTCCTTCTAAACCCAAAATCCCAACTCAAAGGAAGGACACAAGAGTTGACAACTTTTGGCAATGGGAAATTATGATTTTGAGATAATATATAAAtgaggaaaggaaagaaagagagcTCTGTCCCCAACCTATCTCTCTAACCAAAACCTAACCCTTTCCCCATTCCCCACCATATAATTGCAACAAGCAGTAAATAAATTAATGCCATGTTCCATGGATCACAGCTTGAGCCTTGAGCACAGTATTAAAATCCCAGGGATTTTTTTGCAATCCATATTTGCTTCTAATGACTGCATACCATGATGAGTTTATTTCCTCCTTGAACCTCCATAGTCATTTCTCAAGTAGAGTCTCTTTCACCGAGTTCTGCATCCCCAAACCACCTCTTTCTTTTACTTATGTCACAAACTGCCGATAGAAGTATTTCATCAATCTCTCAGTCCTGTTTGCGACACTAGACaggagttgtgtgtgtgtgtctgtgtgtgtgagagagagagagagagagagtattggTACGCTGCTCAACAGCAAAGTACCTTTGCCCCTCTTGATAAGAAGGCCTTCTTCCACCCGTCTAACCTCCTCTCCACTTTTTCTACTACACAATCCCGTAAAGCTCACCGCCTTGGGGTTCCCTCCTAAAGGCATCCCCAAATATTTCAATGGCCATCATCCTAGTCCACATTCCAGAATTTTGGTCAAGTGCTCAACTCTTCCAACTTGACTGTTTATCCCAGCCGTTGAGCACTTCTTGCTATTAATTTCCAGCTCagaaaacacacacaaaaatCAATAGACCAAAATAGAATTGCCAAGTTCTGATCCCCTTGGAGACTAAAAACAGTTTCAGTTTCCCTTAATAAAAGCGACCGCAATATTCCTAGAACAGCTTAGAACTTATATGCGTGTACTTTAATTTTATTTAGGTAAAGCAGACAAAATGAGTCCTAGCACTGAATAATCTGACCTGTTTGTCCATTTCTCCACTCTTCTCCTTCAACTTCTTAAGAGAAGTTCTGACTTTAACTTGGTCGTTGTTAAGGCCTTCAATGGTTTGGCGCAATTCTCTAACTCTGGCATCTACCTCCTGAAGAAGAGGCAACTCCTTTTCTCTTGCTTCATTGAAACCCGCAATCTCAGCATTCAACTACAAAACAAAGAATCGGTGAATCGATGCACAAAACTAAATAGTGATCCCTTGAGTTTATTACAAGATACCCTTTCTCTCTATATGATATACCTGTGAAATCTGGCCCTGCAACAATTGGTGCTGCTCCTCAATCTCCGTTAACGGGTTCATAAGTTCGGTGAGTAGATTCACTTTCGTCTCTCTGATAATGGAAAGTAAAAAAGTTAATTGAGAATTGCATATGCCCAcagaaaaacagaagaagaaaaagtagtgaaaataatattttacctGTAAAGATGGTAATTGATAATAGCACTGAGAAAATACTCGGTGCGATTGGGGTCGGGTCTGAGGAGATCTTTGAGGGTGAAATTGTAAGGGCAATCGACTAAGGCGAGGACTTGCTTGATTCTGTTGCAGAGGTTGATGCTGTGGAGGGAGGTCTCATGAAAATCGGGATTCTCAAACTGCTGCAAGGCATCGAAATCAACTTGCCCAAAATCCCTGCAAATCCAGAAATAATTGAGtccaaatttctcaaattaAGTGGAAATAAGTGGGGGAAGAATAGAGAAAAACTGACTGGTTGAAGAAGTCGAGAGCGATGAGGATGCGGGTGTAGAGGTCGGCGACGAAATCAGGGTTGGGGTTGAGGAGATGGTGCTCCGAAATATCCATGATCTGAGCGTCCATCACGATTGACACTATGTCGCTCCGGGACAGCCGAGGGTATACGAACTTTGacatctctcactctctctcggcTCTGCTCTACTCTACTCTCAGCCTCTCAGATTCAGTTCACTTTTCGCGCTCCttctaacattgaaaagattaaCAAATAAGGGACTGTTGTACTCGTACCcaacacaaaaaacaaaaaaacaaaaaattaaacagGAAAGTACGGGCCTCACACGCGGgcgaaaattatttattttgaaattgaatgtcaagttttttttttttttttgattaactAATGAGGATTAGACGATATTAGCTTCTCTGTAACGGCCTGAAAGAGGCACCAAGGTACCCACACAACTCCGAAGGGGACCATTACAACTGGGAGCCCACCGCCCGTCCCTCATTagaatatttattaaaaaaaagaatccaAAGATACAGAGTGAGGGGTGGGGGACTAGACCTTAACCACTCCCATACATAGAACAGACAAAtagaaaaccaaccaaaactaaGCAAACCGGTAAGTAGTATGTCCAGAAAAATCATGCCCAAGAGAACTAAACAGGAATTGAGGGATTGAATCCCACCAAACTGAACCACTAGTCACGGCACCGTGTTTAGCTAGCTTATCTGCGACTTGATTCCCCTCCCTGAAGACATGAGAGATGTGTACCTGAAACTGGCTAATG contains these protein-coding regions:
- the LOC112179281 gene encoding kinetochore protein NUF2 homolog, producing MSKFVYPRLSRSDIVSIVMDAQIMDISEHHLLNPNPDFVADLYTRILIALDFFNQDFGQVDFDALQQFENPDFHETSLHSINLCNRIKQVLALVDCPYNFTLKDLLRPDPNRTEYFLSAIINYHLYRETKVNLLTELMNPLTEIEEQHQLLQGQISQLNAEIAGFNEAREKELPLLQEVDARVRELRQTIEGLNNDQVKVRTSLKKLKEKSGEMDKQISDADFDLLKCDSERQELRSRIVQSPDKLQRAVEEKKSIREKAKNDEMSAMQSFKEKTAVEEVYTKVLKKLSKHLAQMQAIQEQVNSAKFAGKDYKALKDKISDDEILIKSLQNEVVKRQAKVKDLNDLKRKLEKERDLKFEEATKEFSNVKLEVESRRGVLEARQKDVEAAVAEVDSITAKVASVRKSAAADQQALAHKCEEIIKEFHQYASSIGILLQ